In a genomic window of Aggregatimonas sangjinii:
- a CDS encoding RES family NAD+ phosphorylase, with amino-acid sequence MIVYRLSKEKYKADLSGIGAEKYGGRWNNKGTRMVYTAQSRALANLEVAVHVALKSLPKDYFMTAIEIPETLITKYDEGRLKKKAWKSNPPIAFTQSEGDAFIKTDQTLILKVPSAIVQGDFNYLINPLHAEFGKIKILSSELFSFDERLIRPL; translated from the coding sequence ATGATCGTTTATCGGCTTTCCAAAGAAAAATACAAGGCGGACCTCTCGGGAATCGGTGCTGAAAAATACGGTGGAAGATGGAACAACAAGGGTACTCGAATGGTGTACACTGCACAATCAAGGGCACTTGCCAATCTTGAGGTGGCCGTTCATGTTGCCTTGAAAAGCTTGCCCAAAGACTATTTTATGACCGCTATTGAAATACCCGAAACGTTAATAACGAAATATGACGAGGGCAGATTGAAGAAGAAAGCATGGAAAAGCAATCCGCCTATTGCATTTACCCAAAGTGAAGGTGATGCTTTTATCAAGACCGACCAAACCCTTATTTTGAAAGTACCCTCCGCCATTGTTCAAGGCGATTTTAATTACCTAATCAATCCCCTGCATGCCGAATTTGGTAAGATTAAAATCCTGAGTAGCGAACTGTTTAGCTTTGACGAACGATTGATTAGGCCATTATAG
- the rpmA gene encoding 50S ribosomal protein L27, which translates to MAHKKGVGSSKNGRESESKRLGVKIFGGQAATAGNIIVRQRGTRHNPGENVYAGKDHTLHARVDGLVKFEKKAGGKSYVSIEPFEA; encoded by the coding sequence ATGGCACACAAAAAAGGTGTAGGTAGTTCCAAGAACGGAAGGGAATCGGAATCGAAACGTTTGGGCGTTAAAATTTTTGGCGGTCAAGCTGCCACTGCCGGGAACATTATCGTACGACAAAGAGGTACACGACACAACCCAGGAGAGAATGTTTATGCCGGTAAGGACCATACGTTACATGCCCGAGTAGATGGTCTTGTAAAATTCGAAAAGAAAGCTGGTGGAAAATCTTATGTTTCCATTGAGCCTTTCGAGGCGTAA
- a CDS encoding antitoxin Xre/MbcA/ParS toxin-binding domain-containing protein, with the protein MSSAQKLFHKKGQNISFGWNDDQRSYVLIKMVREGIPYHDFSAVSSLSPFTLKEWASFLNVSTRTLERHREENKTFRQEQSERILSIYQLLNYGVSVFGYKEGFFDWLSAESIALGGVKPKDLLDTSIGINMVKDELGRLEHGILA; encoded by the coding sequence ATGTCTTCAGCTCAGAAATTATTTCATAAAAAAGGTCAAAACATATCTTTCGGATGGAACGATGACCAGCGTTCTTACGTGCTGATAAAAATGGTTCGGGAGGGCATACCCTACCACGACTTCTCGGCCGTTTCCAGTCTATCACCGTTCACATTAAAGGAATGGGCGAGTTTTCTGAATGTGTCAACAAGAACCCTAGAACGTCACCGAGAGGAAAACAAGACCTTTCGGCAAGAACAAAGTGAACGAATCTTATCCATATACCAACTTTTAAATTATGGTGTATCGGTATTCGGATATAAGGAGGGCTTCTTCGATTGGCTGAGCGCTGAAAGTATAGCCCTGGGTGGCGTAAAACCCAAAGATCTTCTCGATACCAGTATTGGCATCAATATGGTAAAAGACGAGCTGGGCAGGCTGGAACACGGCATACTGGCATGA